The Winogradskyella schleiferi genome has a window encoding:
- a CDS encoding DUF7619 domain-containing protein — MKKKLLLLLLLVTAFTNAQIVNIPDTAFKDRLLLSSTVLSIAKDSNENNFAIDANNDGEIQVSEALEVFYLNVGNSGSSDLTGIQAFTNLVQLSCSGNNLTILDITQNTNLKYLSCGSNDLTTLDITQNVNLEVFNCNYNDLTSLNITQNTNLQWFHCTNNQLSNLDVTQNTNLEWLYCNDNQLTSLDLTQNSSLWELRCHNNQLTSLDVTQNTHLEELYCNDNQLTSLNLTQNTSLWSLRCHNNQLTTLDLIENTSLWSLHCHNNQLETLFIKNDSIESESYLNFSNNPNLTYICADEDQLTSLQAQAGPSVVVNSYCSFTPEGNYNTISGVITLDANSNGCGASDVLQPNIRVDINDGTNQGTSVTNSSGNYSFYTGAGSFDITPNLESLTWFTVSPTIATIPFADADNNSTTQDFCITPNGVHPDVKVVISPIVAAQPGFDAVYNVNYKNKGNQTLSGAVDITFNDSVLDYVSASISPDIQTTGNLSWIYTDLLPFESRSIALTLNVNSPMETPAVNIDDVLNFIVTVNPVADDELPEDNIFELNQTVVGSFDPNDITCLEGDTVNPDKIGEYLHYNINFENTGTAAATFVVVKDVIDETLYDMGSLQIMYASHEMQTRITNNTIEFIFDNINLGPDEKGNVLFKIKTNNTLTVGDSVENDAEIFFDYNFPIETNIATTNFQVLSIDEFGIDDSISIFPNPSKDIVTLSSQHNLKSIQVYDAMSRLVFESALDDANYTLNVSNFSKGIFFIKLKTAIGEKVERFVKN; from the coding sequence ATGAAAAAAAAATTGCTACTACTACTGTTATTAGTTACAGCATTTACAAATGCTCAAATTGTAAATATACCTGATACTGCTTTTAAAGATAGGCTTTTACTTTCTTCAACAGTTCTTTCAATAGCAAAAGACTCAAATGAAAATAATTTTGCTATTGATGCCAATAATGATGGAGAGATACAAGTAAGTGAAGCCCTAGAAGTTTTTTATTTAAATGTAGGGAATTCTGGTAGTTCTGATTTAACAGGAATTCAAGCTTTTACAAATTTAGTGCAGTTATCTTGTTCAGGAAATAATTTAACCATCTTAGACATTACTCAGAACACTAACCTTAAATATTTAAGTTGTGGCAGTAATGATTTAACAACCTTAGATATCACTCAGAACGTAAACTTAGAAGTTTTTAATTGTAATTATAATGATTTAACTAGTTTAAATATCACCCAAAACACAAATCTTCAATGGTTTCACTGTACTAACAATCAATTATCAAATTTGGATGTTACCCAAAATACAAATCTTGAATGGTTATACTGTAATGATAATCAATTAACAAGTTTAGACCTTACTCAAAATTCAAGTCTTTGGGAGTTACGTTGTCATAACAATCAATTAACTAGTTTGGATGTTACCCAAAACACGCATCTTGAAGAGTTATACTGTAATGATAACCAATTAACAAGCTTAAACCTTACTCAAAATACAAGTCTTTGGAGTTTACGTTGTCATAACAATCAATTAACAACTTTGGATCTTATAGAAAATACAAGTCTTTGGAGTTTGCATTGTCATAACAATCAATTAGAAACCTTATTCATTAAAAATGACAGTATCGAAAGTGAAAGTTATCTAAATTTTAGTAATAATCCTAACCTTACTTACATTTGTGCAGATGAAGATCAATTAACTAGTTTACAAGCACAAGCTGGTCCTAGCGTTGTTGTAAATTCATATTGCTCGTTTACTCCAGAAGGTAATTATAACACCATTTCTGGTGTCATAACTTTAGATGCTAATTCAAATGGCTGTGGTGCTAGCGATGTACTGCAACCAAATATTAGAGTAGATATCAATGATGGTACAAACCAAGGCACATCAGTAACTAATAGTTCAGGGAACTACAGTTTTTATACAGGTGCTGGTAGTTTCGATATTACACCAAACTTAGAAAGTTTAACTTGGTTTACTGTGTCTCCTACTATAGCAACTATACCTTTTGCTGATGCTGATAATAATAGCACAACGCAAGATTTCTGTATAACACCAAATGGAGTGCATCCAGATGTTAAAGTCGTAATTTCACCAATCGTTGCCGCACAACCAGGTTTTGATGCTGTTTATAACGTAAACTATAAAAACAAAGGCAATCAAACACTTTCTGGAGCTGTAGATATTACTTTTAATGATTCCGTTTTAGATTATGTTTCAGCGTCTATAAGTCCAGACATACAAACTACTGGAAATTTATCTTGGATTTATACGGATTTATTGCCTTTTGAAAGCAGAAGTATTGCGCTGACTTTAAATGTAAATTCACCAATGGAAACACCGGCTGTTAATATTGATGATGTATTAAATTTTATAGTAACTGTAAATCCTGTTGCCGACGATGAATTGCCAGAGGATAACATTTTTGAATTGAACCAAACCGTCGTTGGTTCTTTCGACCCAAACGACATCACATGTTTAGAAGGTGACACAGTTAATCCAGATAAAATCGGCGAATACCTACACTACAACATCAATTTTGAAAATACAGGTACAGCAGCAGCCACTTTTGTGGTTGTAAAAGATGTGATCGATGAGACTTTATATGATATGGGTTCTCTACAGATTATGTATGCATCGCATGAAATGCAGACCAGAATAACAAACAATACTATAGAATTCATTTTCGATAATATCAATCTAGGACCAGATGAAAAAGGAAATGTACTCTTCAAAATAAAAACAAACAACACATTAACTGTTGGAGATTCCGTGGAAAATGATGCCGAAATATTCTTCGATTATAACTTCCCAATAGAAACCAATATAGCAACGACCAATTTTCAAGTATTGTCAATTGATGAATTTGGAATCGATGATAGTATTTCAATTTTCCCTAATCCTTCTAAAGACATCGTAACTCTTTCATCTCAACATAATTTGAAATCCATTCAGGTTTATGATGCTATGTCTCGTTTGGTATTTGAATCTGCTTTGGACGATGCAAATTATACGCTAAATGTTTCGAATTTTTCAAAAGGTATTTTCTTTATAAAATTGAAGACAGCAATTGGAGAAAAGGTGGAGCGTTTTGTAAAGAACTAG
- a CDS encoding acyl-CoA-binding protein has product MTSEELDIEFNTAVDRVNDHTEPFPADFLLRLYAYFKKATNNYDRPSSRKPIINAFKTNALFQVKDITEDQAKQEYIDLVNNYFLYRK; this is encoded by the coding sequence ATGACTTCCGAGGAATTAGATATAGAATTTAATACAGCAGTAGATCGTGTAAACGACCATACTGAACCTTTTCCTGCTGATTTTTTATTACGCCTCTATGCTTATTTTAAAAAGGCAACCAATAATTATGACAGACCTAGTAGTCGCAAACCCATAATTAATGCGTTTAAAACCAATGCCCTTTTCCAAGTAAAGGATATTACCGAAGACCAAGCCAAACAAGAATATATTGATTTGGTGAACAATTATTTTTTGTATCGGAAGTAA
- a CDS encoding transposase has product MKANIKLLKKKRIYSEEFKRQIVKDFESGQFSVPQLEKLHNISNTSIYSWIHKFSTFNEKGSRVVEMKNSSAQKMKEQQARIKELEAIVGRKQIKIDYLEKLIDIAEDDLSIDIKKNSNTPQSTGSEHIKKH; this is encoded by the coding sequence ATGAAAGCAAACATTAAACTATTAAAAAAGAAACGAATTTATTCTGAAGAATTTAAACGACAAATCGTAAAAGATTTTGAATCTGGTCAATTTAGCGTGCCTCAATTGGAAAAATTACACAACATAAGCAATACATCAATTTACAGTTGGATCCATAAATTTTCTACCTTTAACGAAAAAGGTTCAAGAGTTGTAGAGATGAAAAACAGTAGTGCCCAAAAGATGAAAGAACAACAAGCCCGAATAAAAGAGCTTGAAGCCATAGTTGGGCGTAAACAGATAAAGATAGATTATTTGGAGAAGCTAATTGATATTGCAGAAGACGATTTAAGTATAGATATCAAAAAAAATTCCAACACTCCGCAATCAACTGGTTCAGAACACATAAAGAAACACTAA
- a CDS encoding IS3 family transposase, with amino-acid sequence MNQLYKTIGISKQAVNQYAKRQAVFDSRVSQLILEADDLREDHPGCGVEKMYNILDPDFIGRDRFIETMMGLGYRIKKKRNYKRTTIAGKKFYPNLIKGLRVNAPNVVWQSDITYLPLNGKHYYAVFIIDVYTKKIVGFIVSDNMRAQANVEALKMAIKENNAPEIHNSDRGSQYTYSKYIDLLVSNGTKISMSLSGLDNAYAERINRTIKEEYLDYWKPETFFQLKKCVAKAVKNYNEKRTHKSLPKMSPDNFEKYWSTLKPKNRPIMTIFNNEVNN; translated from the coding sequence ATGAACCAGCTTTATAAAACCATAGGCATCAGTAAACAAGCCGTTAACCAGTATGCAAAGCGGCAAGCGGTTTTCGATAGTCGAGTGTCTCAATTAATATTAGAGGCAGATGATCTTCGGGAGGATCATCCTGGTTGTGGAGTAGAAAAGATGTACAATATATTAGATCCGGATTTTATAGGTCGAGACCGTTTTATAGAAACCATGATGGGTCTTGGTTACAGAATTAAAAAGAAAAGGAATTATAAACGCACAACAATAGCAGGTAAAAAGTTTTATCCCAACCTAATAAAAGGTCTAAGGGTAAACGCACCAAACGTGGTATGGCAATCGGACATAACCTATCTGCCGCTCAACGGAAAACACTATTACGCTGTGTTTATAATAGATGTTTATACAAAAAAGATTGTTGGGTTTATCGTATCTGATAACATGAGAGCGCAAGCGAATGTAGAAGCACTTAAAATGGCAATCAAGGAAAATAATGCACCCGAGATCCATAACTCGGACAGGGGAAGCCAATACACTTACAGTAAATACATAGACTTACTGGTAAGCAATGGCACTAAGATAAGTATGTCTTTAAGTGGACTGGACAATGCATATGCAGAACGAATCAATAGAACTATAAAAGAAGAATATTTAGATTATTGGAAACCAGAAACCTTCTTTCAATTAAAAAAATGTGTAGCAAAAGCAGTTAAGAATTATAATGAAAAAAGAACACATAAAAGTTTACCAAAAATGAGCCCAGACAATTTTGAGAAATATTGGTCAACCTTAAAACCAAAAAATAGACCCATAATGACTATTTTTAACAATGAAGTAAATAACTAA
- a CDS encoding phosphatidylserine decarboxylase family protein, whose protein sequence is MFHKEGHKIIFITLVIVVGSFFLIDAFITNEWLRKGLMLAILVFFLLILQFFRNPKRNTQSNEKQALSPVDGKVVVIEEVLETEVFKDKRIQVSVFMSPINVHVTRYPISGKVSYSKYHPGKYLVAWHPKSSLENERTTVVVENESFGKVLHRQIAGALAKRIVNYAVVDTKVEQGTDSGFIKFGSRVDLFLPLDADIKVALNQKVRGGESVIAEMK, encoded by the coding sequence ATGTTTCATAAAGAAGGTCATAAAATTATATTCATAACCCTTGTCATTGTTGTGGGTTCATTTTTTTTAATCGATGCATTCATAACTAATGAGTGGCTTCGCAAAGGCCTAATGTTGGCTATTTTAGTGTTTTTCTTATTAATTCTACAATTTTTCAGAAATCCAAAACGAAATACACAATCCAATGAGAAGCAAGCTTTATCACCTGTAGATGGGAAAGTTGTGGTTATTGAAGAGGTTTTGGAAACTGAGGTGTTTAAAGATAAACGCATTCAGGTATCCGTATTTATGTCTCCTATAAATGTACACGTAACCCGTTATCCTATTTCCGGAAAGGTGAGTTACAGTAAGTATCATCCCGGAAAATATTTGGTAGCATGGCATCCAAAATCTAGTCTTGAAAATGAACGAACCACTGTAGTTGTGGAAAACGAGAGTTTTGGTAAAGTTCTACATCGCCAAATTGCAGGAGCGTTGGCAAAACGAATTGTTAACTATGCCGTGGTAGATACCAAAGTAGAGCAAGGCACAGATTCCGGATTTATTAAATTTGGGTCGCGCGTGGATTTATTCTTACCTTTAGATGCCGATATTAAAGTAGCACTTAACCAAAAAGTTAGAGGTGGCGAAAGTGTTATTGCAGAAATGAAGTAA
- a CDS encoding DUF481 domain-containing protein, whose translation MKSFILLVIFLITSFNGIDAQIVNVESLRRISDTSKWSGAANLDISLIKNTQSIFKITNKIRLQYNTEKNLYLFINDLKLEQIEDNSFVNKGIQHLRYNRKIIERLKLEIFAQSQYDAISDIKFRGLLGIGPRFKLSKSQDYRLYLGTLLMYEHEESSDSDTEILQDVRGSAYFSCSLYPLEHISLVSTTYYQPLLKQFSDFRISNETSLGIKVLYNLLFKTTFTYNFDASPIIGIPKTQYELTNGIVYTFD comes from the coding sequence ATGAAGTCATTTATATTGTTAGTCATTTTCTTGATTACCAGTTTTAATGGTATTGATGCACAAATTGTGAATGTGGAATCCTTGAGACGGATCTCGGATACTTCAAAATGGTCTGGTGCGGCAAATTTGGATATCAGTCTTATAAAAAACACACAATCTATATTTAAGATTACCAACAAAATAAGACTTCAATATAATACGGAGAAAAACCTGTACCTCTTTATTAACGATTTAAAACTGGAACAAATTGAAGATAATTCTTTTGTAAACAAGGGCATTCAGCATTTAAGATATAATAGAAAAATCATAGAGCGTTTAAAACTTGAAATTTTTGCCCAAAGTCAATACGATGCTATTTCTGATATAAAATTCAGAGGCTTATTAGGTATTGGCCCACGTTTTAAACTCTCTAAAAGCCAGGATTATCGGCTTTATTTGGGCACACTTTTAATGTATGAACATGAAGAATCTTCCGATAGCGATACTGAAATATTACAGGATGTTAGAGGAAGCGCTTATTTTTCTTGTAGTCTTTATCCTTTGGAACATATATCCTTAGTGAGCACCACATATTACCAGCCGCTGTTAAAACAATTCTCTGATTTTAGAATTTCTAATGAAACCTCTTTAGGTATTAAAGTTTTATACAACTTACTCTTTAAAACCACTTTTACCTATAACTTTGATGCGAGCCCAATTATAGGCATTCCTAAAACACAGTATGAATTGACTAATGGCATTGTGTATACGTTTGATTGA
- a CDS encoding phosphatidate cytidylyltransferase: MKELAIRAFSGAIYAALLIGSLFFQLASIILIGVFGLISLSELSILIKQKSYIQYLIFVLVYGGFWYFCLQNPNLIEGDKAIQILMVITIFVNLILIKDLFTSKKIPLFESKRYIVSTFYLTSGFVFILLIANFHSAFTPLLLLGGLILMWVNDSAAYLVGKNFGKQKLFPSISPKKTVEGFLGGLFFACISSYFIAEYTETLNFNSWLILAIILSVFGTLGDLIESKFKRQAGAKDSGVIMPGHGGLLDRLDSLIFAAPFVYLFLRISGHVS, from the coding sequence ATGAAAGAATTAGCGATAAGAGCCTTTTCCGGTGCAATCTATGCGGCATTGTTAATAGGTTCACTTTTTTTTCAACTAGCGTCAATTATCTTAATTGGAGTGTTTGGTCTCATTTCCCTATCCGAACTTAGTATTCTTATAAAGCAAAAATCATACATTCAATACTTAATTTTTGTTCTTGTCTATGGTGGCTTTTGGTATTTCTGTTTGCAGAATCCAAATCTCATAGAAGGTGATAAGGCGATTCAAATTTTAATGGTCATTACTATATTTGTCAATCTTATATTAATCAAGGACTTATTTACCTCAAAAAAAATTCCACTATTTGAATCTAAACGCTATATCGTCTCTACCTTTTATTTAACTAGCGGTTTTGTGTTTATACTTCTTATTGCTAACTTCCACAGTGCATTTACACCCTTGTTGCTATTGGGAGGCTTAATACTGATGTGGGTCAACGATAGCGCTGCATATTTGGTTGGCAAGAATTTTGGCAAACAAAAATTGTTTCCAAGCATCTCTCCTAAAAAAACGGTTGAAGGCTTTTTAGGCGGTTTATTTTTTGCGTGTATATCAAGTTATTTTATTGCTGAATACACAGAAACACTAAATTTTAATTCTTGGCTAATTCTTGCAATTATTCTTAGTGTTTTTGGTACGCTTGGCGATTTAATCGAATCTAAATTTAAACGCCAAGCTGGTGCGAAGGATAGTGGCGTTATAATGCCAGGACATGGAGGACTTCTAGATAGATTAGATAGTCTTATATTTGCGGCACCATTTGTTTATTTATTTTTAAGAATTTCAGGTCATGTTTCATAA
- a CDS encoding dimethylarginine dimethylaminohydrolase family protein has protein sequence MKLNIQNETSRLKAVILGTAESVGAIPSIADAYDPKSIQHIKAGTYPKESDMVKEMEAVAAVFKKFDVTVYRPKVIKDYNQIFSRDIAFVIEDKLIKANILPDREREYEAIQHVLDKIGEENIIVLPEECHVEGGDVMPWNDYIFIGTYSGEDYSDYITARTNMDAVIAIQELFPNKTVKAFELKKSNTDPKENALHLDCCFQPVGKDKAILHKNGFLVEKEYEWLLNFFGKDNVFEITKEEMYHMNSNVFSISEDVVISETNFKRLNTWLREKGITVEEVPYAEIAKQEGLLRCSTMPLIRE, from the coding sequence ATGAAGTTAAATATACAAAACGAAACCTCTAGATTAAAAGCCGTCATTCTGGGAACAGCAGAAAGTGTTGGCGCTATTCCATCCATTGCAGACGCCTATGACCCTAAATCCATTCAGCATATCAAAGCTGGCACCTATCCCAAGGAATCTGATATGGTTAAGGAAATGGAGGCTGTAGCAGCAGTATTTAAAAAGTTTGACGTGACCGTTTATAGACCGAAAGTTATAAAGGATTATAACCAAATATTTTCTCGGGACATCGCCTTTGTTATCGAAGATAAATTGATCAAAGCAAATATCTTACCAGATCGTGAACGTGAGTATGAAGCTATTCAGCATGTGCTGGATAAAATAGGAGAGGAGAATATTATTGTGTTGCCAGAGGAATGCCATGTAGAAGGTGGTGATGTAATGCCATGGAACGATTATATTTTTATTGGCACCTATTCTGGCGAGGATTATTCAGATTATATTACTGCTCGTACTAATATGGATGCGGTTATAGCCATTCAAGAATTATTTCCAAATAAAACCGTGAAAGCATTCGAATTGAAAAAGTCAAATACAGACCCAAAGGAAAATGCATTGCATTTGGATTGTTGTTTTCAGCCGGTTGGAAAAGATAAGGCTATACTTCATAAGAACGGCTTTTTAGTTGAAAAGGAATATGAATGGTTATTGAATTTCTTTGGAAAAGACAATGTCTTCGAAATTACCAAGGAAGAAATGTACCATATGAATAGTAATGTATTTTCAATTTCTGAAGATGTCGTTATTTCCGAAACAAACTTCAAAAGGTTAAATACGTGGCTACGAGAAAAAGGGATTACAGTCGAAGAAGTCCCATATGCCGAAATTGCGAAGCAAGAAGGGTTGCTGCGTTGTTCAACGATGCCTTTGATTCGGGAATAG
- the carA gene encoding glutamine-hydrolyzing carbamoyl-phosphate synthase small subunit: MKYKQRKKALILLADGTIFHGKSIGKEGSAFGEVCFNTGTTGYQEIFTDPSYYGQLMVTTNAHIGNYGTKADEVESDDIKIAGLICKNFSFNYSRPAADASLEEFFEKHNTLAIADVDTRALVSYIRDHGVMNAVITTEVDNIEELKKQLAELPSMKGLELASKVSTKDPYFVGDENATYKIAALDIGIKKNILRNLAKRDAYIKVFPYNTKFEELEAFNPDGYFLSNGPGDPEPLSDAITLTKTILSKNKPLFGICLGHQVIALANGISTYKMHNGHRGINHPVKNLITGKGEITSQNHGFAINREETEANGNVEITHVHLNDNTVAGLKIKDKNCFSVQYHPEASPGPNDSLYLFDQFIENMKNA; the protein is encoded by the coding sequence ATGAAATACAAACAAAGAAAAAAAGCCTTAATCTTACTTGCAGACGGCACCATTTTTCATGGTAAGTCTATTGGAAAAGAAGGTTCGGCATTTGGCGAAGTCTGTTTTAACACAGGGACAACAGGCTATCAAGAGATATTTACAGACCCTTCATATTACGGTCAATTAATGGTAACTACCAATGCACATATTGGTAATTACGGCACAAAGGCAGACGAAGTGGAATCTGATGATATTAAAATTGCAGGTTTGATTTGCAAAAATTTCAGTTTTAATTATTCCAGACCAGCTGCAGATGCTTCTTTAGAAGAATTCTTCGAAAAACACAATACGTTGGCCATTGCCGATGTAGATACAAGGGCTTTAGTTAGCTACATTAGGGATCATGGCGTTATGAATGCTGTAATCACAACTGAGGTTGATAATATAGAGGAACTTAAAAAACAGTTAGCAGAACTCCCTTCAATGAAAGGATTAGAGCTAGCCTCTAAAGTCTCAACCAAAGATCCTTATTTTGTTGGTGATGAAAATGCAACCTATAAAATTGCGGCCTTAGACATTGGTATCAAAAAGAACATTTTAAGAAATTTAGCAAAGCGAGATGCTTACATAAAAGTATTTCCATACAATACAAAATTCGAAGAGTTAGAAGCTTTCAATCCAGATGGTTATTTCTTATCTAATGGACCTGGTGACCCAGAACCCTTATCAGACGCCATTACTTTAACGAAAACCATTCTTTCTAAAAACAAACCTTTATTCGGTATTTGTTTAGGCCATCAAGTGATAGCCTTGGCCAATGGGATTTCAACCTATAAGATGCACAATGGTCACAGAGGAATCAACCATCCTGTGAAGAATTTAATAACAGGAAAAGGCGAAATCACCTCTCAAAACCATGGATTTGCAATAAACAGAGAAGAAACAGAAGCAAATGGTAACGTTGAAATTACGCATGTACATTTAAATGACAATACAGTCGCAGGTTTAAAGATAAAGGACAAAAACTGTTTCTCGGTTCAGTATCATCCAGAGGCCAGTCCTGGTCCAAATGATTCATTGTACCTCTTTGATCAGTTTATAGAGAATATGAAAAACGCCTAA
- the eno gene encoding phosphopyruvate hydratase: MSFIINVHARQILDSRGNPTVEVDVTTENGIMGRAAVPSGASTGEHEAVELRDGGDAYMGKGVLKAVENVNGILAQELIGVSVFAQNAIDKMMIDLDGTKNKSKLGANAILGVSLAVAKAAANELGMPLYRYVGGVSANTLPLPMMNIINGGSHSDAPIAFQEFMIMPVKAKNFTHAMQMGTEIFHNLKKVLHDRDLSTAVGDEGGFAPNLPGGTEDALDTIAKAVDNAGYKFGEEVKIALDCAAAEFFVDGKYDYKKFEGDSGVIRTSKEQAEYLAELAGKYPIISIEDGMDENDWEGFKYLTELIGDKVQLVGDDLFVTNVERLERGINEGIANSILIKVNQIGTLTETIAAVNMAHNAGYTSVMSHRSGETEDNTIADLAVALNCGQIKTGSASRSDRMAKYNQLLRIEEELGDVAYFPGENAFKLK; this comes from the coding sequence ATGAGTTTTATAATTAACGTACACGCAAGACAAATTTTAGATTCCAGAGGAAACCCAACCGTAGAAGTCGATGTCACTACAGAAAATGGCATTATGGGAAGAGCTGCTGTGCCTTCTGGCGCATCTACGGGTGAGCACGAAGCAGTTGAGTTAAGAGATGGAGGTGATGCCTACATGGGAAAAGGAGTTTTAAAGGCCGTAGAAAATGTGAATGGGATTTTAGCTCAAGAATTAATAGGCGTATCAGTTTTTGCCCAAAATGCTATCGATAAAATGATGATCGATTTAGATGGTACGAAAAACAAATCGAAATTAGGAGCTAACGCTATTTTAGGTGTATCACTTGCGGTGGCAAAAGCGGCGGCTAACGAATTAGGCATGCCATTATACAGATATGTTGGAGGCGTTTCTGCAAACACCTTACCATTACCTATGATGAACATCATTAATGGTGGTTCTCATAGTGATGCGCCAATCGCATTTCAGGAATTTATGATTATGCCAGTAAAGGCTAAAAACTTTACACATGCCATGCAAATGGGTACCGAGATTTTCCATAACCTTAAAAAAGTATTACACGATAGAGATTTAAGTACAGCTGTAGGTGATGAAGGTGGATTTGCACCAAACTTACCTGGAGGTACTGAAGATGCACTAGATACTATAGCTAAAGCAGTAGACAATGCAGGGTATAAATTTGGGGAAGAGGTTAAAATTGCTTTAGATTGTGCAGCGGCAGAATTTTTTGTTGATGGTAAGTACGATTACAAGAAGTTTGAAGGCGATTCTGGTGTGATCAGAACAAGTAAAGAGCAAGCTGAATATTTAGCTGAATTAGCTGGTAAATATCCTATTATTTCTATTGAAGATGGTATGGATGAAAACGATTGGGAAGGTTTTAAATATTTAACTGAATTAATTGGAGATAAAGTGCAATTAGTTGGTGATGATTTATTTGTAACTAATGTAGAGCGTTTAGAAAGAGGTATAAATGAAGGTATTGCCAATTCCATATTAATTAAAGTGAACCAAATTGGTACATTAACAGAAACCATTGCAGCCGTAAATATGGCACACAATGCTGGTTATACTTCTGTAATGTCTCACCGATCTGGTGAAACAGAAGATAATACGATTGCAGATTTAGCGGTGGCTTTAAACTGTGGACAAATTAAAACAGGTTCTGCATCGCGTAGTGATCGTATGGCAAAATACAACCAGTTATTACGTATTGAAGAAGAATTAGGCGATGTGGCTTATTTTCCTGGAGAAAATGCTTTTAAGTTGAAGTAA
- a CDS encoding citrate synthase, which produces MSDKATLEINGKTYDFPIITGTENEVAIDVKSLRSSTGGVITLDPGYKNTGSCESAITFLDGEKGILRYRGYAIEELAEKASFLEVAYLLIFGELPTQDQLDKFDKDIKDHSVVDDDIKKILDAFPKSAHPMGVLSSLTSALTAFYPSSVDVSSEEEMYKAIVRIMAKFPVLVAWTMRKKNGLPLDYGSNKLGYVENLLKMMFKSPSGDYEQNPILVNALDKLLILHADHEQNCSTSTVRIAGSSHAGLFVSLASGISALWGPLHGGANQAVLEMLEAIKADGGDTKKYMAKAKDKNDPFRLMGFGHRVYKNFDPRAKIIKVAADEVLADLGVEDPILDIAKGLAKEALEDPYFVERKLYPNVDFYSGIIYRAMGIPVEMFTVMFAMGRLPGWISQWREMRMRKEPIGRPRQLYIGETLRPFKAIDKR; this is translated from the coding sequence ATGTCAGATAAAGCTACATTAGAAATTAATGGTAAAACCTATGATTTTCCTATAATTACAGGGACAGAAAACGAAGTCGCCATAGATGTAAAAAGTTTAAGAAGTTCAACAGGAGGAGTGATTACCTTAGATCCAGGTTATAAAAATACAGGCAGTTGTGAAAGTGCAATTACATTTCTAGATGGCGAAAAAGGCATCTTAAGATATAGAGGTTATGCTATTGAGGAATTGGCAGAAAAAGCCAGTTTTTTAGAAGTGGCTTATTTATTGATTTTTGGGGAATTACCAACGCAAGACCAATTAGATAAATTTGACAAGGATATTAAAGATCATTCCGTTGTAGATGATGATATTAAAAAGATTTTAGATGCTTTTCCAAAATCTGCGCATCCAATGGGAGTTTTGTCTTCTTTAACGAGCGCACTTACGGCATTTTATCCATCGTCTGTAGATGTCAGCTCAGAAGAGGAGATGTATAAAGCTATTGTAAGAATAATGGCAAAGTTTCCAGTTTTGGTAGCTTGGACGATGCGTAAAAAGAATGGGTTGCCGTTAGATTATGGTAGCAATAAATTAGGTTATGTAGAGAATTTATTAAAGATGATGTTTAAAAGCCCAAGTGGTGATTACGAACAAAATCCTATTTTAGTAAATGCATTGGATAAACTTCTAATTCTTCATGCTGATCATGAACAAAACTGTTCTACGTCAACCGTAAGAATTGCAGGTTCATCGCATGCAGGCCTATTTGTATCTCTGGCTTCAGGAATCTCTGCACTTTGGGGACCACTTCACGGCGGAGCTAACCAAGCCGTTTTAGAAATGCTGGAAGCCATTAAAGCTGATGGTGGAGACACTAAAAAATATATGGCAAAGGCCAAGGATAAAAATGATCCATTCCGTTTAATGGGCTTTGGGCATCGCGTTTACAAAAATTTTGATCCAAGAGCGAAGATTATAAAAGTAGCTGCAGACGAAGTATTGGCAGATTTAGGTGTAGAAGATCCAATTTTGGATATTGCTAAAGGATTAGCCAAAGAAGCTTTGGAAGATCCGTATTTTGTTGAAAGAAAATTATATCCAAATGTAGATTTCTATTCAGGTATTATTTATCGCGCTATGGGAATTCCGGTAGAAATGTTTACAGTGATGTTTGCTATGGGACGTTTACCAGGCTGGATATCACAATGGAGGGAAATGCGCATGCGTAAAGAACCTATTGGACGACCAAGACAACTCTATATTGGCGAAACACTAAGACCGTTTAAAGCCATTGATAAAAGATAA